The following coding sequences are from one Bradyrhizobium sp. WSM471 window:
- the recO gene encoding DNA repair protein RecO, which produces MEWTDEGIVLGVRRHGESSAIVELLTRAHGRHLGLVRGGAGSRMRPLLQPGNSLSVVWRARLDEHLGTYAIEGLKLRAATLLGSSHGVYGITHLASIARLLPERDPHENLLALLEHSLDDFDDIGSAAVHVIHFELAMLTELGFGLALENCAVTGETNDLIYVSPKSGGAVSRGAGEPWRDRLLRLPPFLRQGEVQGDLTDQDLQDGFRLTGLFLLRHVLEPRGQGHSDARAGFINALIRQQAKAAIPAP; this is translated from the coding sequence TGCTGACCCGCGCGCACGGCCGCCATCTCGGTCTCGTCCGCGGCGGCGCCGGCTCGCGGATGCGGCCGCTGCTGCAGCCCGGCAACAGCCTCAGCGTGGTGTGGCGGGCGCGGCTCGATGAGCATCTCGGCACCTATGCCATCGAGGGCCTCAAGCTGCGGGCGGCGACGCTGCTGGGATCATCCCACGGCGTCTACGGCATCACCCATCTCGCCTCGATCGCGCGGTTGCTGCCGGAGCGCGATCCGCACGAAAACCTCCTGGCGCTGCTCGAACATTCGCTGGACGATTTCGACGACATCGGCAGCGCGGCCGTGCACGTGATCCATTTCGAACTGGCAATGCTCACCGAACTCGGCTTCGGGCTGGCGCTGGAAAACTGCGCCGTGACCGGAGAAACCAACGACCTGATCTACGTCTCGCCCAAATCCGGCGGCGCGGTGTCGCGCGGGGCGGGCGAACCGTGGCGCGACCGCCTGTTGCGGCTGCCGCCGTTCCTGCGCCAGGGCGAGGTGCAGGGCGACCTCACCGATCAGGATCTCCAGGACGGCTTTCGACTGACCGGCCTTTTCCTGCTGCGTCACGTGCTGGAGCCGCGCGGGCAGGGCCATTCCGACGCGCGGGCAGGCTTCATCAACGCGCTGATTCGACAGCAGGCAAAGGCCGCCATTCCCGCGCCATGA